DNA from Synergistaceae bacterium:
CTTCAATATTTTAGAGCCACTGGTTCTCCGCTGAATAACATACAGAGAAGACGAAATACAGAGGTTTTGAATCCACTAGCAGCAAGAGGTGGGAAAGTTGAGTTTATAAGTCTTATTGAAATTAAGAGGAGGAGTCAAAATGTCAGAGAGTGAAAAAAACTATGGCTCGGTTCTTGACCTGCCTACCTTGAATGCATCAGCGCTGGCGCCAAACATAATAAAGAGAAATGTTTTCGGCCCCGGCCGGTTCTGGGACGACTGGGTCATGCGCCATTTCATACTCCCTTCGCATGGATCGATCCCTACGCACAAGCATGACTGGGATCACCTTCTTTATTCAATATCCGGCACAGGCGAAGTGGAAGTTGAAGGAGAACACTATGATATGTCAAAGGGGAACTGGGCGCGTGTTCCTGCCGGCAAGGAACATACCTTCAGGAATCTTGGAGATGAGCCGTTTGAATTCTTCTGCATTGTGCCAGTATACGGCGACCCCCATGCCAAAAAGGCAAGCATGAGGGCTAAGCGCAAGTCAGAAAAGAGATCTTAGCGTGATCAAGAACCTCATCTCTGAACGTTACCGGCATATCGAGCCATCTTCGATGATGAAGATGGCGGCTGTTGCCGCCGG
Protein-coding regions in this window:
- a CDS encoding cupin domain-containing protein produces the protein MSESEKNYGSVLDLPTLNASALAPNIIKRNVFGPGRFWDDWVMRHFILPSHGSIPTHKHDWDHLLYSISGTGEVEVEGEHYDMSKGNWARVPAGKEHTFRNLGDEPFEFFCIVPVYGDPHAKKASMRAKRKSEKRS